The Zavarzinella sp. sequence TACTGTTAATTTCGTCAAGAAAAATAGTCCCGCCGTGGGCAGCTTCGAATCTACCCGTTTTGTTCTCGATTGCCCCCGTAAATGACCCTTTGATATGGCCAAACAGTTCACTTTCCAGAAGATTTTCGTGCAGTGCCCCGCAATTGACCCGAATGTATGGTCCACTGGACCGTTTGCTACGTTTGTGAATTGCTTTCGCGATCAGTTCTTTCCCAGTACCTGTCTCACCAATCAACAGAACGCTGGCATCGCTGGGTGCAGCCAGGCGAGTCATTCGGTACACCTCCCGCATTGCCGGACTGGAACCAACAATCTCTGGCAGCAACGGTTCCGACATAAAACTCCATTGAACAAACTGGTCAACAATCTACAGCACAATCCCATGCATTGTAGCACGCACTGCCTAGAGATTAAACTTTTGCTAACCAGACTCTTTGCAAATAGTGTGCGAAAGTACAAAATTGGTATGTTTTGTACCGTTTTTCGATCCCACCACTAGAAAGTATATCCAAATTCTGCCTAATTATTGTGCACAGATGCTCAAATAATAGGCAGATTGGTGCGAGTGGGATTCTACTTTTCACCAAACAATGCCGTACGTGTTGCAGACAGAAAATATGGCTGTAAACCCCCTGCTTTAGGGGTCAAAACAGCACCGATGTTTGACAGTTGGTATCTGTGCGGCACTTTGATAAGTTTTTTAGAACAGATACCTCTCTCAATCATGGGAATGAAACATGCACGCAAGTATTGAAAAACTGTTCGATTTAAGTGGTCGGGTGGCACTTGTGACAGGTGGCAACAAAGGCCTCGGGCGGGAAATGGCTCTTGGGCTCGCACGAGTGGGTGCCGATCTGTTGATTGCCAGCAGAAATGTGGCTGAGTTGCAATCCGCTGCCAAAGAAATTGCAGCTGATACTGGTCGTCGTGTCGAATGGGTGCAGACCGATGTCAGTGATCGCTCTCAGATTGCCGCACTTGGTAAAGAAGTAGTCACTCGAATGGGCCGCGTGGATATCCTGATTAACAATGCGGGTATGAATCAACCCCAGGCAATCGATGAAATTACGGACGATGTGTGGGATAGAATCGTGGAAGTCAATCTTTCTTCCATCATGGCACTGACACGAGCTGTCGTTCCAGATATGTGTTCCCGCAAGTGGGGCAGGGTGGTGCACATTTCGTCAATCATGGGGATCATTTCCAAAGATCGTCGCAATGCTTACTCCGCTACCAAGCGGGCATTAATCGGACTTGCACAGGCAAGCGCACTCGATTTAGGTGCCCACAATGTCACGGTGAATTGTATCGCACCTGGCCCATTTCTGACCGACATGCCGATGTCGTTACTTTCTGATGTTGAAAAGCAGCAATTTGCGGCAATGACCGCACTGAATCGGTGGGGACAACCATCAGAATTAGTGGGTCCAGCCTTGTTCCTGTGTAGTGAAGCCGCTAGCTACGTTACAGGAGAAGTGCTAGTCGTGGATGGGGGCTATACAATACGATAGTTGTACGACTGTGTGGAATTCTGGTGGCACTTTTCAGAATTCTGTTGCGTTCCAGAATAACTGCTGGTAAAGTGTAATTAATTATCCTGCCACATGATCAATTTGGGGACATTCAATGCTTGTTGTACCAGGGCTTACTGGAAAAGATACTTGTGATGGAACCACTCGCCGCGATCTTCTACGTATTGGCGGCTCGGGCCTGCTCGGGTTTACTCTGGCCGATCTCTTTCGGGCAAAAAGTGTTGCAAACGAAAAAGTATCCGAAGGTGGGCCCGGCTTTGGCAAAGCAAAAAGTGTCATTCTTGTTTACCTGCAAGGTGGACCAAGCCATCTGGATTTGTGGGATCCCAAAGATAACGTTCCTGAAAAGAATAAAAGTGTTTTCAAGCCGATTGCAACAAAAACACCAGGTGTGCAGTTTACCGAACTGCTTCCAACACTGGCAAAATCTACTGAACGCTTCAGCTTGATTCGATCCATGAGTTACACGCCTGTCGGGCTGTTTAACCATACTGCAGCGATCTATCAGATGCTGACTGGCTACACTACAGACAAAGTTTCACCTTCTGGCCAATTAGAGCCACCCACACCAAAGGATTTTCCCAACTTTGGCTGCAATATCATTCGCTTGAAGCCACCCACCGAACCGGTGCTTCCATTTGTGATGATGCCCCGCCCACTGCAGGAATCGAACGTGGTTGGGAAAGGTGGGACAGCCGGTTTCTTAGGGAAAGCATACGATCCCTACACGCTGTATCCAGCAGGCGACGATAACGATATGGCCAAGATGAGCCGTATCCGCACCGAGGATCTGGAATTACGACCTGATGTGAACGAAATTCGTTTGAATCGTCGTGCGACGTTGCGGGATACCATTGTTAAAGGGATGCCCGAACTGGAAAAAGCCACCGAAAAGTTTGAATTGAAAGAGTATTACGGCAAGGCTCTTGGCTTGGTGCTTTCCGGGAAAACTCGCGATGCTTTTGATTTGACCAAAGAAAACGCTGCGATGCATAATCGGTATGGCAAAAATACGTTTGGTCAGTGCTGTCTGCTGGCCCGTCGGCTTGTAGAAGCGGGTACCCGCGTGGTGGAAATTAATTGGCCCAAAGTTGCCAATTCGGACAATCACTCGTGGGATGTCCATGCGGGCCTCTCAGGTCGAATGAAAAACAAAGCTGCCCCCATGCTGGATACTGGCCTCGCAGCGTTAATTGACGATCTTGATGAACGTGGCTTACTGAGCGAAACCCTGGTTGTTGCGGTCGGTGAATTCGGACGCAGTCCTCAGCGTGGTGTCAGCACCAGCGGAAACCAGAATCAGGATGATGGTCGCGACCACTGGCCATACTGCTACACTGCAGTCATCGCAGGTGCAGGCATCAAACGTGGTTATGTCCATGGAAAATCGGATAAAACTGGCTCTGCTCCACTGGAAAACCCTGTTCATCCCACCGATCTGCTAGCCACAATTTACCACAGTGTGGGGATTGAGCCTGAAACGATCGTTTACAACCACCTGAACCAGCCACGCGAGTTGGTCAAGGGTAGTGTCATCGGCGGATTGATCGGCTAAATGTTAGAGTGCTTTTATTTTTAGACGGCCTCTGCAAGCTATTCCAATATCTTCGTGCGAGAATTTGCATGAACAAAACTCTACAATGGTTTTCATGTTTAAATTAGATCGCAGACGACAAGTTGCCGAATTAATGGATGATCCCCAGGTGCCGGTGGGTAACCACCACCAGGCACTGCGTGGGTTGAGTCGGATCAACTGGTTCAGCAACAGTTCCGGTATCCTTTTTAAACCAATCCAGCAAATAGCCCAGTCTCATCCCGGGCATCAACTTACACTGCTGGACATTGCCACTGGTGGGGGTGATGTCGTAATTCGCCTGAAGAATAAATGCGAACGCCTGGGAATACCTATCAAATTCAGTGCCACGGACATTAGCCAGACGGCACTGGATATGGCTGCAAAAAAACCGGGTGCCAAGGGAATCCACTGGTTTCAACATAATATTATCAATGATGGAATATTGCAAAATTACGATATTGTAATTTCATCGTTGTTTATTCACCACCTGGAAGAAGAAGAGCTACACGTGGTGCTGCAGCGATTTCGGGAGATCGCCCGCAAAGCCATACTGATTAACGACTTGCGTCGTTGCGTGTGCGGCTGGTGGGCAGCAAAAATTATTCCCAGATTTTTGTCTCGGTCGCGAATTGTTCATTTCGATGGCCCCGTTTCCGTGGCAGGTGCTTTCACTTCAGAAGAATTACTGCATTACGCACGCCAGGCGGGCTGGGAAGGTGCCAAAGTCCAGCACGTTTTTCCGTGGCGCATGTTGTTGGAATGGCACACACCGAAACTGGAAGCTGCGTAACACAGAATCGCAATTACATATGAGAATATCTCATTTGATGATGTGTAATCTATTTTGCTGCGGCTTTTAATTCCTGAAATCGCTTCCGCATCTCTGCCAGTTGTTTGGCCGCACGTGGAGATTTGGCCATATCACTTTCTTCCATTGGATCATTCTGAAGATCAAACAATTGTTCATATTCAAATTCTGGCCAATACATGTATTTCCAATCTTTTCGCACCAGTGCTTCAGAAGACGGGATTCTGTCTTTATTGCTGATGGTGCCATGTTCGTAGAAGAATTCCTGCCGCCAAGCTGGAGGCTTTT is a genomic window containing:
- a CDS encoding SDR family NAD(P)-dependent oxidoreductase; translation: MHASIEKLFDLSGRVALVTGGNKGLGREMALGLARVGADLLIASRNVAELQSAAKEIAADTGRRVEWVQTDVSDRSQIAALGKEVVTRMGRVDILINNAGMNQPQAIDEITDDVWDRIVEVNLSSIMALTRAVVPDMCSRKWGRVVHISSIMGIISKDRRNAYSATKRALIGLAQASALDLGAHNVTVNCIAPGPFLTDMPMSLLSDVEKQQFAAMTALNRWGQPSELVGPALFLCSEAASYVTGEVLVVDGGYTIR
- a CDS encoding DUF1501 domain-containing protein, with translation MLVVPGLTGKDTCDGTTRRDLLRIGGSGLLGFTLADLFRAKSVANEKVSEGGPGFGKAKSVILVYLQGGPSHLDLWDPKDNVPEKNKSVFKPIATKTPGVQFTELLPTLAKSTERFSLIRSMSYTPVGLFNHTAAIYQMLTGYTTDKVSPSGQLEPPTPKDFPNFGCNIIRLKPPTEPVLPFVMMPRPLQESNVVGKGGTAGFLGKAYDPYTLYPAGDDNDMAKMSRIRTEDLELRPDVNEIRLNRRATLRDTIVKGMPELEKATEKFELKEYYGKALGLVLSGKTRDAFDLTKENAAMHNRYGKNTFGQCCLLARRLVEAGTRVVEINWPKVANSDNHSWDVHAGLSGRMKNKAAPMLDTGLAALIDDLDERGLLSETLVVAVGEFGRSPQRGVSTSGNQNQDDGRDHWPYCYTAVIAGAGIKRGYVHGKSDKTGSAPLENPVHPTDLLATIYHSVGIEPETIVYNHLNQPRELVKGSVIGGLIG
- a CDS encoding methyltransferase; protein product: MFKLDRRRQVAELMDDPQVPVGNHHQALRGLSRINWFSNSSGILFKPIQQIAQSHPGHQLTLLDIATGGGDVVIRLKNKCERLGIPIKFSATDISQTALDMAAKKPGAKGIHWFQHNIINDGILQNYDIVISSLFIHHLEEEELHVVLQRFREIARKAILINDLRRCVCGWWAAKIIPRFLSRSRIVHFDGPVSVAGAFTSEELLHYARQAGWEGAKVQHVFPWRMLLEWHTPKLEAA